From the genome of Blautia pseudococcoides, one region includes:
- a CDS encoding beta-mannosidase, which yields MRELGSAAWQEAVVPGTVYTDLLRNGRMEDPFWKDNEDKICALMEKDYEYQCRFTLLPGMLKNHRVVLHFDGLDTLADIYVNQIHAGKAYNMHRIWEFDVKDLLHEGDNEIQVIFHSPLKYIAEAYKKYGNMGNDDTYEGFMHLRKAHYMFGWDWGAHLPDAGIFRPVSLLGIQEARIDNVYIQQSHGEDRVSLAFRVEVRESVRSLPDAFTYTVRIKEPEGRTWILEDPSGELTIESPKLWWVNNLGSQPLYDICVTLCYQGAILDTWEQKIGLRQVTMRREKDQWGESFAHELNGRSIFAMGADYIPEDHLLGRTGREKTRKLLEACREANFNVIRVWGGGCYPEDWFYELCDEMGFLVWQDFMFACSVYELTPEFEENIRREFADNIKRIRHHASLGLWCGNNEMEMFVDEGCWVTKPSEVRDYLFMYERILPEVLSKYDPQTFYWPASPSSGGSFDKPNDPDRGDVHDWKVWHGNRPFSEYRKHFFRYASEFGFQAFPFKKTLEQITDDPEDFNIFSYVMEKHQRNYGANGKIMNYLQQTYRYPTEFTTLLYASQLLQADAIRYGVEHFRRNRGRCMGAVYWQLNDCWPVVSWSSIDYGGRWKALHYYAKRFFAPVMISCKEEGWMTQEANMNRQHFAFEKSIRLNVANETLEDRKIKVCWQLRNQKAEILRLEEQEITVPALSAVWLEKTELPHVDVFTQYVSFQAIEVKDGEEKAHVLSEGTVIFSYPKYFRYEDPCLTWEKEGNKIRVTASSYAKSVEILNEEEDLVLSDNYFDLNGDTKEVEIISGNADTLRLRSVYDIK from the coding sequence ATGAGGGAGCTGGGCAGTGCAGCTTGGCAGGAAGCCGTGGTGCCGGGTACCGTTTACACGGATTTGCTTAGAAACGGCCGGATGGAGGACCCGTTCTGGAAGGACAATGAGGACAAGATCTGTGCCCTCATGGAAAAAGATTATGAGTACCAATGCCGGTTCACATTACTTCCGGGTATGCTTAAAAACCACAGGGTTGTCCTTCATTTTGACGGCCTGGATACCCTGGCAGACATTTATGTAAACCAAATACACGCAGGAAAAGCCTATAATATGCATCGAATCTGGGAATTTGACGTGAAGGACCTCCTGCATGAAGGGGACAATGAAATACAAGTCATCTTTCATTCTCCTCTGAAATACATAGCCGAAGCCTACAAAAAATACGGAAATATGGGAAATGACGATACATACGAAGGGTTTATGCACCTGAGAAAAGCCCACTATATGTTTGGCTGGGACTGGGGAGCACATCTTCCGGATGCAGGGATCTTCCGCCCGGTTTCTCTTCTGGGCATTCAGGAAGCCAGAATTGACAACGTGTATATACAGCAGAGCCATGGGGAGGACCGGGTCAGCCTTGCTTTCCGGGTGGAAGTCCGGGAATCTGTGAGATCCCTTCCGGACGCCTTTACATACACTGTCCGCATTAAGGAACCGGAGGGCAGAACCTGGATCCTGGAGGATCCCTCCGGGGAACTGACCATTGAAAGCCCTAAGCTGTGGTGGGTCAACAACCTGGGCAGCCAGCCTCTCTATGACATCTGTGTTACACTCTGTTATCAAGGGGCTATACTGGATACTTGGGAGCAGAAGATTGGCCTGCGGCAGGTCACTATGCGCCGGGAGAAGGACCAGTGGGGGGAGAGCTTTGCCCATGAATTAAACGGAAGATCCATATTTGCCATGGGTGCAGACTATATCCCGGAAGACCACCTTTTGGGCAGGACCGGCAGGGAGAAGACGAGAAAACTGCTGGAAGCCTGCCGGGAGGCCAATTTTAATGTGATCCGTGTCTGGGGAGGAGGCTGTTATCCGGAGGACTGGTTCTATGAGTTGTGTGACGAGATGGGATTTCTGGTCTGGCAGGACTTTATGTTCGCCTGTTCCGTCTATGAACTGACGCCGGAATTTGAGGAAAATATCCGCCGGGAGTTTGCGGACAATATAAAGAGAATCCGGCACCATGCCTCCCTTGGCCTGTGGTGCGGCAATAATGAGATGGAAATGTTTGTGGATGAGGGATGCTGGGTCACAAAGCCGTCAGAGGTGAGGGATTACCTGTTCATGTATGAGCGTATCCTCCCCGAAGTCTTGTCAAAATACGACCCGCAGACCTTTTACTGGCCTGCCAGCCCCTCCTCAGGCGGTTCCTTTGATAAGCCCAATGACCCTGACAGAGGAGATGTACACGATTGGAAAGTATGGCACGGCAATCGTCCCTTTTCTGAGTACAGAAAGCATTTTTTCCGCTATGCCTCAGAATTCGGATTTCAGGCATTTCCCTTTAAAAAGACACTGGAGCAGATCACTGATGACCCGGAGGACTTTAACATTTTCTCCTATGTCATGGAAAAACACCAGAGGAATTACGGGGCTAACGGAAAAATCATGAATTATCTGCAGCAGACCTACCGGTACCCAACAGAATTTACCACCCTTTTATACGCATCCCAGCTTCTCCAGGCAGATGCCATCCGCTATGGGGTGGAGCATTTCCGCAGGAACCGGGGTAGATGTATGGGCGCTGTATACTGGCAGTTAAATGACTGCTGGCCTGTGGTATCCTGGTCCTCCATTGACTACGGCGGCAGATGGAAAGCACTTCATTATTATGCGAAACGCTTTTTTGCCCCGGTGATGATCTCCTGTAAGGAGGAGGGCTGGATGACCCAGGAGGCCAACATGAACCGGCAACATTTTGCATTTGAAAAATCCATCCGCCTCAATGTGGCCAACGAAACCTTAGAGGATAGAAAAATCAAAGTCTGCTGGCAGCTCCGTAACCAAAAAGCAGAGATTCTGCGCCTGGAGGAACAAGAGATAACAGTACCCGCCCTCTCGGCTGTGTGGCTGGAGAAGACAGAGCTTCCCCATGTGGATGTATTTACCCAGTACGTCAGCTTCCAGGCCATAGAAGTAAAAGATGGGGAAGAGAAGGCACATGTTTTATCAGAGGGGACGGTCATTTTTTCCTACCCGAAGTATTTCCGCTATGAAGACCCCTGCCTGACTTGGGAAAAAGAGGGAAATAAGATCAGGGTCACAGCGTCATCCTATGCAAAAAGTGTAGAGATCCTAAATGAAGAGGAAGACCTTGTCCTTTCTGACAATTATTTTGACTTGAACGGGGATACAAAAGAGGTGGAGATCATCTCCGGAAATGCTGATACACTCAGGCTGCGAAGCGTTTACGACATCAAATAA
- a CDS encoding D-lyxose/D-mannose family sugar isomerase, whose protein sequence is MKRSKINAALKEMEAMIQKHCFALPPFCGFTPKDWEQKGHAYDEIRDNMLGWDITDYGLGKFDQVGFSLITLRNGNLKNDMYTKTYAEKLLYIKEGQTAPMHFHWDKMEDIINRGGGNVLIRVYNSTEDGQFADTDVTVNCDGRAFTVPAGTQVKLQPGESITIYPYMYHDFALEPGTGPVLLGEVSMCNDDENDNRFYEPIGRFPEIEEDEPPYRLLCTEYPKADD, encoded by the coding sequence ATGAAAAGATCCAAAATTAACGCAGCTTTAAAAGAAATGGAAGCCATGATTCAGAAACATTGTTTTGCCCTTCCTCCATTCTGCGGTTTTACGCCAAAAGACTGGGAGCAGAAAGGTCATGCATATGATGAGATCCGTGACAACATGCTGGGATGGGACATTACGGACTATGGACTGGGTAAATTTGACCAAGTCGGATTTTCTCTGATCACGCTGCGGAACGGCAACCTGAAGAATGATATGTATACAAAAACTTATGCGGAAAAGCTTCTCTACATCAAAGAGGGGCAGACAGCGCCCATGCATTTCCATTGGGATAAGATGGAGGATATTATCAACAGGGGCGGAGGCAATGTGCTGATCCGTGTCTACAACTCCACCGAAGACGGGCAGTTCGCTGACACGGACGTGACGGTAAACTGTGACGGAAGAGCGTTTACAGTTCCGGCGGGAACTCAGGTGAAGCTGCAGCCGGGTGAGAGTATTACCATCTATCCCTACATGTATCATGACTTTGCGCTGGAGCCGGGAACAGGCCCTGTACTTTTAGGGGAGGTTTCCATGTGCAATGATGATGAAAATGACAACCGGTTCTATGAACCAATCGGAAGATTCCCTGAGATTGAGGAGGACGAACCACCCTACCGTCTGCTCTGCACAGAATATCCCAAAGCAGATGATTGA
- a CDS encoding ABC transporter substrate-binding protein, producing MKYRTVKRALAISLAAVMTAGMLSGCGKKAETNEKGEEVVELVWYQVGDAQKDAPKVLEKVNEYTEEKIGVKIKVNNVAWGDYNQKMQVVINTGDDWDMCFTCSWANDYLQNAQKGAFLELDDLLKEEGKEMYDAVDQRFWEAAKVGGVTYGVPSEKEIGNCPMWVFTKEYVDKYNIPYEEIQTLEDLEPWLKLIKENEPEVVPFYLTKDYSAPTYMDKIQDPVGIEYGDDTLTVKNVFETDRMKSTLKTMRKYYEAGYINKDAATATDDKSIKRFVTKGDGQPYAELLWGKDLGYEVVSTPIMDTQVTNASARGALTAINKNSAHPEKAMEFLNLVNTDEYLRNLLNYGIEGVHWTKAEPTEEEKAAAEGKDFIYDTKVKLEPGANKDYAVPYWVQGGLFNTYVLENEPLDKWNTFKEFNDASQEAPSFGFDFNLEPVSTQVAGFRNVLDEFGKSLYTGSVDPDEYLPKLQEKLEATGIREVIDEMQKQIDEWKTTK from the coding sequence ATGAAATATAGAACGGTAAAACGTGCCCTGGCAATCTCTCTGGCAGCCGTCATGACAGCGGGAATGCTGTCCGGCTGCGGCAAGAAAGCAGAGACAAACGAAAAGGGAGAGGAAGTTGTAGAACTTGTCTGGTACCAGGTTGGTGATGCGCAGAAAGACGCGCCAAAGGTTCTGGAAAAGGTAAATGAATACACAGAAGAAAAAATCGGTGTAAAGATCAAAGTAAACAATGTTGCATGGGGCGACTATAACCAAAAAATGCAGGTTGTAATCAACACAGGCGATGATTGGGATATGTGCTTTACCTGTTCCTGGGCCAATGATTATCTGCAGAATGCGCAGAAAGGTGCCTTTCTGGAGTTGGATGACCTTCTGAAAGAAGAAGGAAAAGAGATGTATGACGCCGTTGACCAGCGTTTCTGGGAAGCCGCGAAAGTAGGCGGCGTAACATACGGTGTACCCAGTGAAAAAGAGATCGGCAACTGTCCTATGTGGGTATTCACAAAAGAATATGTGGACAAATATAACATTCCTTATGAAGAGATCCAGACTCTGGAGGATTTGGAGCCATGGCTGAAATTGATAAAAGAAAATGAGCCGGAAGTAGTTCCTTTCTATTTGACCAAGGATTACTCAGCGCCTACTTACATGGATAAGATCCAGGACCCCGTAGGTATTGAATACGGGGATGATACACTGACTGTGAAAAATGTATTTGAGACAGACCGGATGAAATCCACCCTGAAAACCATGAGAAAATATTATGAGGCAGGGTATATCAATAAAGACGCAGCAACAGCAACGGATGACAAATCAATCAAACGTTTTGTGACAAAAGGCGACGGACAGCCATATGCAGAACTGCTTTGGGGCAAAGATCTGGGATATGAGGTGGTTTCCACTCCCATTATGGATACCCAGGTTACAAACGCGTCTGCCCGCGGTGCTCTGACAGCTATCAATAAAAACTCCGCACATCCGGAAAAGGCTATGGAATTCTTAAATCTGGTCAATACAGATGAATATCTGAGAAACCTTTTGAATTATGGTATTGAGGGCGTTCATTGGACCAAGGCAGAGCCTACAGAAGAGGAAAAGGCTGCAGCAGAAGGCAAAGATTTCATATACGATACAAAAGTGAAACTGGAGCCCGGTGCAAACAAAGACTATGCGGTACCATACTGGGTGCAGGGCGGATTGTTCAACACCTATGTGCTGGAGAATGAGCCTCTTGACAAATGGAATACCTTCAAGGAATTCAATGATGCCTCCCAGGAAGCCCCGTCCTTTGGGTTCGATTTTAATCTGGAGCCGGTGAGCACACAGGTGGCAGGCTTCAGAAACGTACTGGATGAGTTCGGAAAATCCCTGTATACAGGAAGTGTAGACCCTGACGAATACCTGCCTAAGCTGCAGGAAAAACTGGAGGCAACAGGGATCCGGGAAGTTATTGACGAGATGCAGAAACAGATCGACGAGTGGAAAACTACAAAATAA
- a CDS encoding carbohydrate ABC transporter permease, with protein MSSRREERKKAKMIEKMEAEVCEYNKVKKPANVVLNLILAVMSLVSILPFIFVIIISLTDEQTLAMNGYQFIPEKLSLYAYHYIISAGENILRSYGVTILVTVAGTIVGLFLTGTYAYALSRKTYAFKKFFTTVITIPMLFSGGMVANYLIVTKVLMLKDSIWALILPLCLNTFNVIVLRTFFKTTIPDSVVESAKIDGASEWRLFFKIVIPMAMPGLATIGLFLTLGYWNDWFNAMMYIDSQDLIPLQYLLIKIESSIDWLASNKAMMGINGLQIAKNMPKETIKMAIVVISTLPIIFAYPFFQRYFVNGLTIGAVKE; from the coding sequence ATGTCTTCAAGAAGAGAAGAACGAAAAAAAGCCAAAATGATAGAAAAGATGGAGGCTGAGGTTTGCGAATATAACAAAGTCAAAAAGCCTGCCAACGTAGTGCTGAATTTGATACTGGCAGTCATGTCACTGGTAAGTATCCTGCCCTTTATCTTTGTCATCATCATTTCACTGACAGATGAGCAGACCCTGGCAATGAACGGTTACCAGTTCATACCGGAAAAACTCAGCCTTTATGCTTATCATTATATTATAAGCGCCGGAGAAAATATCCTGCGCAGCTACGGTGTCACCATTCTGGTCACAGTGGCGGGAACTATCGTGGGCCTGTTCCTTACCGGAACCTATGCCTATGCGCTGTCCAGAAAAACATACGCATTTAAAAAGTTTTTCACTACAGTTATCACCATACCCATGCTGTTTTCCGGCGGTATGGTTGCCAATTACCTGATCGTGACCAAGGTGCTGATGCTGAAAGATTCCATATGGGCGCTGATCCTGCCCCTGTGCCTGAATACGTTCAATGTTATCGTGCTCAGAACTTTCTTTAAGACCACCATACCGGATTCCGTGGTGGAATCGGCCAAGATTGACGGAGCTTCCGAGTGGAGACTGTTTTTCAAGATCGTCATTCCCATGGCCATGCCCGGTCTGGCCACAATCGGTCTTTTCCTTACATTGGGCTACTGGAATGACTGGTTTAATGCTATGATGTATATAGACAGCCAGGACCTGATCCCCCTTCAATACCTGCTGATCAAGATTGAAAGTTCCATTGACTGGCTGGCCAGCAATAAAGCCATGATGGGTATCAATGGACTGCAGATAGCAAAAAATATGCCGAAAGAAACCATAAAGATGGCGATCGTAGTTATCTCTACCCTGCCGATCATCTTTGCCTATCCCTTCTTTCAGAGGTATTTCGTAAATGGCCTGACCATCGGCGCAGTGAAAGAGTAA
- a CDS encoding ABC transporter permease — protein MKQKKKKEKISFFTRVKTNKELLLLSLPGTVWFFLFAYLPLFGILVAFKKFRLTGSNFFTSLLSSEFVGFDNFKFLFSSGDAWIILRNTVLYNAAFIILGVVLPVIVALMLNELRNKGMAKIYQSSMFLPYFLSWVVVSYCVFAFLNPENGYFNSVLEHFGVDGISWYTEKSMWPFIIIFMSQWKGIGYNTVVYLASICGINKTYYEAAVLDGASKWQQIKYITLPLLKPVITILLIMAVGGIFKSDFGLFYQLPQNSGPLYPVTNVLDTYIFRALKTNGELGMSSAAALFQSTVGFVLIMIANKLVSKVDSENALF, from the coding sequence TTGAAACAGAAGAAGAAAAAAGAAAAGATAAGCTTCTTCACCCGTGTCAAAACCAACAAAGAACTATTGCTGTTAAGCCTTCCGGGAACCGTGTGGTTTTTCCTGTTTGCTTATTTACCACTGTTTGGTATCCTGGTAGCCTTTAAGAAATTCCGTCTGACCGGAAGCAACTTTTTTACTAGTCTTTTATCCAGTGAGTTCGTAGGCTTCGACAACTTTAAGTTCCTGTTCTCCAGCGGTGACGCATGGATCATTTTGAGAAACACGGTTTTATACAATGCTGCATTCATCATCCTTGGTGTTGTGCTCCCTGTTATTGTGGCATTAATGTTAAATGAACTCCGCAACAAGGGCATGGCTAAAATCTATCAAAGCTCCATGTTTCTGCCCTACTTCCTATCCTGGGTAGTTGTCAGCTACTGTGTCTTCGCATTCTTAAACCCGGAAAATGGTTACTTTAACTCCGTACTTGAACATTTTGGCGTAGATGGGATCTCCTGGTATACGGAGAAATCCATGTGGCCATTCATCATTATTTTCATGAGCCAATGGAAAGGTATCGGTTACAATACGGTGGTATATCTGGCTTCCATCTGCGGCATCAACAAGACATATTATGAGGCAGCCGTTCTCGACGGCGCAAGCAAATGGCAGCAGATAAAATACATTACGCTGCCGCTTTTAAAACCGGTCATCACCATTCTGCTGATCATGGCAGTAGGCGGAATCTTCAAGTCAGATTTCGGCCTGTTCTATCAGCTGCCACAGAATTCCGGTCCTCTGTATCCGGTCACCAATGTACTTGATACCTATATCTTCCGTGCACTGAAGACAAACGGCGAGTTGGGAATGAGTTCCGCGGCAGCCCTGTTCCAGTCAACCGTTGGATTTGTATTGATCATGATCGCCAACAAACTGGTATCCAAGGTTGACAGCGAAAACGCACTATTCTAG
- a CDS encoding DUF4091 domain-containing protein produces the protein MHQYKFCLADSLDKIFPGKPPKKRDHPLCAGSFAGERTAFQIAYTVDHDESHMLEEDLHFEIDGHPGISFHIFRAGLVPSAYPCSGLSDNDYLTREPGMFPDVLEPLPDGTARAVPGQWRALWIQVCVGQDMKPGDYPIEVSVRVKNGEVLWKKAAAFKVHGGKLPVQRLLHTEWLHADCLADHYRVPVFSEQHWEILRKFITLAAESGINMVLTPLFTPPMDTAVGGERTTVQLIEVERTKEGWRFGFSGLGRWISLCRECGMAWFEMAPLFTQWGARSAPKIIALENGRQRQVFGWDTRADGEEYQSFLLEFLPQLKVYLQEKGVLEHTWFHVSDEPGMNHIDSYRSAVLCMRRGLGDCRILDALSDFEFYRLGLAECPVVASDHLEPFLEAGVADLWTYYCCVQGVDVSNRFFAMPSRRNRILGVQLYLYRMQGFLQWGYNFYNTRFSLRHIDPFAVTDSGESFPSGDAFLVYPGPEGQPFSSIRLEVLRDAMEDLRALEALEQYTSREYVEELVRETAGMDLTFKEYPREHDFLFRLRKRVNGEISFMARKATDLHLLEALYQEYGL, from the coding sequence ATGCATCAGTATAAATTTTGCCTGGCGGATTCCCTGGATAAGATTTTCCCGGGAAAGCCGCCGAAAAAACGGGATCATCCCCTTTGTGCGGGAAGTTTTGCCGGGGAGCGGACGGCATTTCAGATTGCTTACACTGTGGATCATGACGAATCCCATATGCTGGAGGAAGATCTGCATTTTGAGATTGACGGCCATCCGGGGATTTCCTTTCATATATTTCGGGCAGGGCTTGTGCCCAGTGCTTACCCTTGCAGCGGTTTATCTGATAACGATTATCTGACCAGGGAACCGGGCATGTTCCCCGATGTGCTGGAGCCTCTGCCTGACGGGACCGCGCGTGCAGTGCCGGGACAGTGGAGGGCGCTTTGGATCCAGGTATGTGTCGGACAGGATATGAAGCCGGGTGATTATCCTATAGAAGTCTCTGTCCGTGTGAAAAACGGGGAGGTTTTGTGGAAAAAGGCGGCTGCCTTCAAAGTGCATGGTGGAAAACTGCCGGTTCAGAGGCTGCTGCATACGGAGTGGCTTCATGCGGATTGTCTGGCGGATCACTATAGGGTACCTGTTTTTTCCGAACAGCATTGGGAAATCCTGAGAAAGTTTATCACCCTGGCAGCAGAGAGCGGAATAAATATGGTTTTGACACCACTATTTACACCACCCATGGATACGGCTGTGGGTGGAGAGCGGACAACCGTCCAACTGATAGAGGTAGAGCGGACAAAAGAAGGATGGAGGTTTGGATTCTCCGGGCTGGGAAGATGGATCTCCCTGTGCAGGGAGTGTGGTATGGCCTGGTTTGAGATGGCACCACTGTTCACCCAGTGGGGCGCCCGGTCCGCTCCCAAGATCATAGCGCTGGAGAATGGAAGGCAGCGGCAGGTATTCGGGTGGGATACCCGTGCCGATGGAGAGGAATACCAGTCTTTCCTGCTGGAGTTTCTGCCGCAGCTAAAGGTGTATTTGCAGGAGAAAGGTGTGCTGGAGCATACCTGGTTTCATGTATCCGACGAGCCTGGAATGAACCATATAGACAGTTACCGCAGCGCGGTTCTGTGTATGCGCCGGGGACTGGGTGACTGCAGAATTCTGGATGCTCTGAGTGACTTTGAATTTTACCGTCTTGGTCTGGCAGAATGTCCGGTGGTTGCCTCTGACCATCTGGAGCCGTTCCTGGAGGCGGGGGTTGCGGATCTGTGGACGTATTACTGCTGTGTTCAGGGGGTGGATGTGAGCAATCGCTTTTTTGCCATGCCTTCCCGCAGAAACCGCATTTTAGGTGTGCAGCTCTATCTGTACCGGATGCAGGGATTTCTTCAGTGGGGATATAATTTTTACAACACCAGGTTTTCCCTGCGGCATATTGACCCTTTTGCCGTGACAGACAGTGGAGAGAGTTTCCCTTCAGGGGATGCCTTCCTTGTCTATCCGGGGCCGGAGGGACAGCCGTTTTCTTCGATCAGGCTGGAGGTTTTAAGAGATGCCATGGAGGATCTGCGGGCACTTGAGGCGCTGGAACAGTACACGTCCCGGGAATATGTGGAAGAGCTTGTCCGTGAAACGGCCGGCATGGACCTTACGTTCAAAGAATATCCAAGGGAGCATGATTTTTTATTCCGGCTGAGAAAAAGGGTCAATGGTGAGATTTCGTTCATGGCAAGGAAAGCCACTGATCTCCATCTACTTGAAGCGCTGTATCAGGAATACGGACTATAA
- a CDS encoding M17 family metallopeptidase encodes MRFILKCPQTSGTETLDIPVCTEVIPDHADAGRLAEQFNRMGKQRGECFRIPLDGIPLEQQREAARLIVRSVFQGAYCFRKEGLKDLKGKDIFGMRESLADFGDTVFYIESHAAEDEGLERAVRYGELEGRCIAHARSLGNLPANYLGTEGLSAYIRNLGADLGVECRILGREELKAQGFGGILAVNQGSVQEPKLAVLTAERGVGRPLTALVGKGILFDSGGYHLKSIGAMEGMKFDMCGAANILEAFEILVREGTYENLLVVLPLAENAIGPEACRMGDVITMGNGCTVEIYNTDAEGRLILADALVYAQQQGADRILDLATLTYSCQAALGDKMTGMFSNDDFASSGFTCAARKAGERVWRLPMDSHYRELLSWSNTADLANYAPGKGAGASVAACFLEDFIQKGVKWIHLDAVGPSVMRERDDRMAEGATGANIASIVTFLEKGNWDDRL; translated from the coding sequence ATGAGATTTATTCTGAAATGTCCGCAGACAAGTGGGACTGAAACTTTGGATATTCCGGTCTGCACGGAAGTGATACCGGATCACGCGGATGCCGGACGGCTGGCGGAACAGTTTAACCGGATGGGAAAACAGAGAGGGGAATGTTTTAGGATCCCTCTGGATGGAATCCCTTTGGAGCAGCAAAGAGAAGCAGCGCGCCTGATCGTGCGCTCTGTCTTTCAGGGGGCATATTGCTTCCGGAAAGAAGGACTAAAAGACCTTAAGGGAAAAGACATATTCGGGATGCGGGAGAGCCTGGCAGATTTTGGGGACACGGTATTTTATATAGAAAGCCATGCGGCGGAGGATGAGGGGCTGGAACGTGCTGTGCGGTACGGGGAACTGGAAGGGAGATGTATAGCCCATGCCAGAAGTCTCGGCAATCTTCCGGCCAATTACCTGGGGACAGAGGGATTATCTGCTTACATCAGGAACCTGGGCGCGGATTTAGGCGTAGAGTGCAGGATACTGGGCAGGGAAGAGTTAAAAGCCCAAGGGTTCGGCGGTATCCTGGCAGTGAACCAGGGCAGCGTGCAGGAACCCAAACTGGCAGTGCTCACCGCAGAGCGGGGGGTGGGGCGGCCTTTGACTGCTTTAGTGGGAAAGGGGATTCTCTTTGACAGCGGCGGCTATCACTTAAAGTCTATTGGAGCAATGGAAGGAATGAAATTCGATATGTGCGGCGCGGCTAACATTTTGGAGGCTTTTGAGATTCTTGTCAGGGAGGGGACGTACGAAAACCTTTTGGTCGTTCTGCCCCTGGCGGAGAATGCCATTGGCCCGGAGGCGTGCCGAATGGGAGATGTGATCACCATGGGAAACGGATGCACAGTGGAAATCTATAACACGGATGCAGAGGGAAGGCTTATCCTGGCCGATGCCCTGGTTTATGCCCAGCAGCAGGGGGCAGATAGGATTCTGGACCTGGCTACGCTTACATATTCCTGTCAGGCGGCACTTGGTGATAAAATGACAGGGATGTTCTCAAACGATGATTTTGCAAGCAGCGGATTCACATGTGCTGCACGTAAGGCCGGGGAACGGGTGTGGAGACTGCCTATGGACAGCCATTACCGGGAACTGCTTTCCTGGAGCAATACCGCAGATTTGGCAAATTATGCGCCCGGTAAAGGAGCCGGGGCCAGTGTGGCCGCCTGTTTTCTGGAGGATTTTATTCAGAAAGGGGTTAAATGGATACATCTGGATGCAGTGGGGCCAAGTGTGATGCGGGAAAGGGACGATCGGATGGCAGAGGGGGCTACAGGGGCCAATATTGCCTCCATTGTTACATTTTTGGAGAAGGGGAACTGGGATGATAGATTATAA